In Chrysoperla carnea chromosome 2, inChrCarn1.1, whole genome shotgun sequence, the following proteins share a genomic window:
- the LOC123292200 gene encoding collagen alpha-1(I) chain-like: MKIYSWRLQYILAVLILWLNTAELAKTRRRSTNLNRPQAQQPDENYDDNYTDGDYDYTYGETTPEGVTPGTEYGQPPDERPTPTGAINVNIVTTPPTTPQPYVPPSRRPVQPTTSKPRTVRPTPDAKPNPDEPPVVGPRGDNGYPGEPGRPGDSGIPGSPGSPGIPGHPGPPGPVPDLTNYYNQLALAQAGADKGPSYAGPEAFPFLQAQVGPVGPRGAPGLPGPPGPQGFQGVRGEPGEPGPPGVPGIAGPRGLPGPQGKDGAPGDDGEVGQPGAVGPQGPRGLPGMPGLPGVKGHRGYPGLDGAKGEQGPLGEKGAQGNIGSIGPTGPPGPAGPRGERGREGPPGPPGLRGVDGISGPPGPPGAIGKPGPPGFPGSTGNKGDQGAQGPKGSQGLQGPRGESGRPGQPGESGPQGPQGKDGIPGEKGNIGGIGPAGPPGFPGARGPPGLPGADGPAGAKGIPGTPGERGYKGDSGSKGESGAPGPRGLPGPQGSEGKRGKRGMRGPTGPSGPQGERGVAGARGLPGPDGSVGPKGQSGDRGPQGPAGIKGAQGDPGRPGSPGIQGLRGIPGRPGQVGKPGNPGERGIQGADGRPGEPGPQGLQGLPGPLGPQGDKGLTGEPGKDGEQGPTGAPGPRGDPGKDGAPGATGPPGPPGSDGERGPTGAPGPRGFNGLPGVAGNPGSPGKDGEAGVQGPPGLPGQAGARGERGFPGERGPTGLAGPPGLRGEAGPQGADGLPGPTGAKGDKGIQGHQGLIGLPGLRGLPGPSGEKGDRGEIGLVGPAGPPGRQGERGVQGPTGPVGPPGEPAERGDPGSPGPPGEPGSPGSIGERGPAGPPGPQGFPGPQGLFGLPGIKGERGHNGLKGEQGKPGPVGNPGEAGPQGPIGLTGSKGARGEPGLRGDVGLSGPPGRPGEPGLPGQPGNVGPPGSAGVPGIKGTPGEQGRPGSPGLQGEPGVIGPEGQKGDVGSQGPPGVAGQPGPQGPAGDRGLPGLPGPTGPVGSRGIRGAPGETGSPGKPGNEGPPGPVGPNGPPGPPGPQGDHGPEGPSGKQGPPGISGRPGDKGPIGQPGNPGPTGPPGLPGPPGPNGPPGLTGERGSRGETGPQGVEGQQGPRGKPGTPGPEGPKGDHGDIGPQGAKGHRGLMGLQGLPGQPGLPGDKGIPGANGLPGKDGEPGPRGSPGRDGNPGPQGPPGPPGSRGPAGDEGKQGISGPAGPPGPPGPPGEPMYDPTALAAFISAGQINNNKGPDPQGDEPLRIFGKEITEKERRELVLKAYEQLKASFEKFRSPDGQKHSPGKTCRDIFVAHPDFSSGDYWIDPNEGDMRDAIMVYCNKEAHTTCVYPSPTRSPEIVYEGNEQEIWLGEISGGLKITYKADSSQINFLQLLAESAQQNITYHCKNSVAYFDAEKRTYRKGIKLMSWNDAEITPRGNQRLRYEMIEDDCRFRKPEWAKTVLTYATEKSTRLPITDIGVRDFGKPDQSFWVEIGPVCFK, from the exons CTACTCCAGAAGGTGTAACTCCAGGTACAGAATATGGACAACCTCCAGATGAACGGCCTACTCCAACCg GTGCGATAAATGTGAATATCGTGACAACACCACCAACAACTCCTCAACCATATGTTCCTCCATCAAGGCGTCCAGTACAGCCAACAACTTCAAAACCCAGAACTGTCAGGCCAACTCCAGATGCCAAGCCAAATCCAGATGAGCCACCTGTTGTTGGTCCAAGAGGGGATAATGGTTATCCAGGAGAACCTGGTAGACCTGGAGATTCTGGCATCCCTGGATCACCTGGTTCACCAGGAATTCCTGGCCATCCTGGACCTCCTGGCCCTGTACCGGAT ttaaCCAATTACTATAATCAATTGGCTCTTGCACAAGCGGGTGCAGATAAAGGACCGAGTTATGCAGGACCGGAAGCTTTTCCATTCCTCCAAGCACAAGTAGGCCCAGTTGGACCACGCGGTGCTCCTGGATTACCTGGCCCACCAGGTCCGCAAGGTTTCCAAGGTGTAAGAGGAGAGCCTGGTGAACCAGGACCACCTGGTGTACCAGGAATTGCAGGACCAAGAGGACTACCCGGACCACAAGGAAAAGAT GGCGCTCCTGGAGACGATGGTGAAGTAGGCCAGCCTGGTGCAGTTGGGCCACAAGGACCCCGAGGCTTACCTGGCATGCCAGGCTTACCCGGTGTAAAAGGTCACCGAGGATACCCTGGTTTAGATGGCGCCAAAGGAGAGCAAGGTCCATTAGGAGAAAAGGGTGCACAAGGGAATATAGGTTCAATAGGACCTACGGGTCCCCCGGGTCCAGCCGGGCCTAGAGGTGAACGTGGAAGAGAAGGACCTCCTGGTCCACCTGGATTGCGTGGAGTGGACGGTATATCTGGGCCACCGGGACCTCCa gGTGCCATCGGCAAACCAGGTCCACCGGGATTTCCAGGAAGCACTGGCAATAAAGGTGATCAAGGTGCACAAGGTCCCAAAGGAAGCCAAGGCCTTCAAGGTCCTAGAG GTGAATCTGGTAGACCTGGCCAGCCTGGAGAATCTGGACCACAAGGACCTCAAGGCAAAGATGGAATACCAGGTGAAAAAGGGAATATAGGTGGGATTGGACCCGCTGGACCCCCCGGATTTCCCGGGGCTCGTGGTCCACCTGGTTTACCTGGGGCTGACGGACCAGCAGGGGCAAAAGGAATACCT gGTACCCCTGGAGAACGAGGATATAAAGGTGATAGTGGTTCAAAAGGTGAAAGTGGAGCTCCTGGACCTCGCGGACTTCCTGGTCCCCAAGGTAGTGAGGGTAAACGAGGAAAACGGGGTATGAGAGGGCCGACTGGACCTTCAGGCCCTCAGGGAGAACGAGGAGTAGCAGGTGCAAGAGGACTTCCAGGTCCAGATGGTTCTGTTGGTCCAAAAG GTCAATCTGGAGATAGAGGTCCTCAAGGTCCAGCAGGAATAAAAGGAGCGCAAGGAGACCCAGGGCGCCCAGGATCCCCAGGTATTCAAGGACTCCGTGGTATTCCCGGTCGTCCTGGTCAAGTAGGTAAACCTGGAAATCCAGGAGAACGAGGAATACAAGGTGCAGACGGCAGGCCTGGTGAGCCAGGACCACAAGGATTACAAGGTTTACCAGGTCCTCTTGGACCTCAAGGAGACAAGGGGTTGACT ggGGAACCTGGAAAAGATGGTGAACAAGGACCAACAGGTGCACCCGGACCCCGTGGAGACCCTGGTAAAGACGGTGCCCCTGGTGCAACAGGTCCTCCAGGACCCCCTGGTTCAGATGGTGAACGTGGACCAACGGGCGCTCCAGGACCTCGAGGATTcaat GGATTGCCAGGTGTTGCCGGAAATCCTGGATCTCCCGGAAAGGATGGAGAAGCGGGCGTTCAAGGTCCACCAGGTTTGCCTGGTCAAGCTGGTGCTCGTGGAGAAAGAGGATTCCCAGGTGAAAGAGGTCCAACTGGTTTAGCGGGACCTCCAGGATTACGTGGCGAAGCAGGTCCACAAGGCGCAGACGGATTACCT ggaCCAACGGGCGCTAAAGGTGATAAAGGTATTCAAGGTCATCAAGGTTTAATTGGTTTACCTGGATTAAGAGGATTGCCGGGACCTAGTGGAGAAAAAGGAGACCGTGGAGAAATTGGTCTTGTTGGACCTGCGGGTCCTCCAG GTCGCCAAGGTGAAAGAGGTGTACAAGGACCTACGGGTCCTGTTGGTCCACCTGGTGAACCAGCTGAAAGGGGTGATCCAGGCTCACCTGGCCCACCTGGTGAACCGGGATCTCCGGGTTCGATTGGAGAACGTGGCCCCGCCGGACCTCCTGGACCTCAAGGCTTCCCAGGACCGCAAGGGCTATTTGGATTACCTGGTATTAAAGGAGAACGTGGTCATAATGGGCTTAAGGGTGAACAGGGAAAACCGGGACCAGtag GAAATCCTGGTGAAGCAGGACCTCAAGGTCCTATTGGACTTACTGGTTCTAAAGGAGCACGGGGTGAACCAGGTTTACGAGGAGATGTGGGTTTATCAGGACCGCCGGGAAGACCAGGAGAACCTGGATTACCg ggtCAACCTGGTAATGTAGGGCCACCAGGATCTGCTGGAGTTCCAGGAATAAAGGGTACTCCCGGAGAACAAGGGCGTCCTGGAAGCCCAGGATTACAAGGTGAACCAGGTGTCATTGGACCTGAGGGACAGAAAGGTGATGTGGGCTCTCAAGGTCCACCAGGGGTAGCTGGTCAACCAGGACCACAAGGGCCAGCAGGGGACAGAGGTTTACCCGGCTTACCCGGACCTACAGGTCCCGTTGGATCTAGAGGAATTCGAGGTGCTCCg GGAGAAACTGGTTCACCAGGAAAACCTGGAAATGAAGGTCCACCAGGTCCTGTTGGTCCAAATGGTCCACCAGGTCCTCCTGGCCCACAAGGTGATCATGGACCCGAAGGTCCGTCCGGAAAGCAAGGTCCTCCAGGAATTTCAGGTCGTCCAGGAGATAAAGGACCAATAGGACAGCCAGGAAATCCTGGACCAACTGGGCCACCTGGATTACCA GGTCCACCTGGACCAAATGGACCACCAGGTCTGACAGGAGAAAGAGGAAGTCGTGGTGAAACAGGCCCACAAGGTGTTGAAGGACAACAAGGACCCCGAGGAAAACCTGGAACACCAGGACCAGAAGGACCAAAAGGAGATCATGGAGATATTGGACCTCAAGGAGCTAAAGGGCATAGAGGATTAATGGGATTACAAGGGTTGCCAGGACAACCTGGTTTGCCTGGAGATAAGGGAATACCTGGAGCAAATGGATTACCGGGCAAAGATGGCGAACCTGGTCCAAGAGGTTCTCCTGGCAGAGATGGTAATCCGGGACCACAAGGTCCCCCTGGCCCTCCAGGTTCACGTGGTCCTGCTGGAGATGAAGGAAAACAAGGTATCAGTGGTCCAGCTGGCCCTCCGGGTCCACCTGGACCTCCTGGTGAGCCAATGTATGATCCTACGGCATTAGCTGCGTTTATTAGTGcag gtcaaataaataataataaaggacCTGATCCACAAGGTGATGAACCACTTCGAATATTTGGAAAAGAAATAACTGAAAAAGAACGACGTGAATTAGTTCTCAAAGCTTACGAACAATTGAAAGCATCCTTTGAAAAGTTCAGATCACCAGATGGTCAGAAACATTCTCCAGGAAAAACTTGCCGAGATATTTTTGTAGCGCATCCTGACTTCTCATCGGGTGACTATTGGATTGATCCAAATGAGGGTGATATGCGAGATGCTATTATGGTTTATTGTAATAAAGAAGCACATACAACATGTGTATATCCAAGTCCAACTCGTAGCCCAGAAATAGTATATGAAGGAAACGAACAAGAAATTTGGCTCGGAGAAATATCTGGTGGTCTAaag ATAACGTATAAAGCAGATAGCAGCCAAATCAATTTCTTACAACTACTCGCAGAGAGTGCTCAACAAAATATAACATACCACTGCAAAAATTCCGTCGCATATTTTGATGCAGAAAAACGAACTTACCGTAAAGGTATTAAATTGATGTCATGGAATGATGCAGAAATAACACCAAGAGGCAATCAAAGATTACGATACGAAATGATTGAAGACGATTGTCGG TTCCGTAAACCTGAATGGGCCAAAACCGTTTTGACATATGCTACTGAAAAATCAACACGTTTACCAATTACTGATATTGGAGTACGTGACTTTGGAAAACCAGATCAATCATTTTGGGTTGAAATTGGACCAGtatgtttcaaataa